The sequence below is a genomic window from Acidilobus saccharovorans 345-15.
GTTGAGTACAGGGAGTGGAACGTCTACCGCAGCAAACTTGCAGCCGCGCTGCTGAAGGGCCTTCAGGAGCTGCCCGTGAGGGAGGGCGACAGGATACTCTACCTTGGCATAGCCAGCGGCACCACGGCGAGCCACATAAGTGATATCATAGGCCCCACCGGCCTGATATATGGGATTGAGTTCTCGCCAAGGGTGATAAGGGACTTGCTGCAGATAGTGCCTGACAGGAAGAACATAGTGCCGATTCTGGCGGACGCTAGGGAGCCCGTCAGGTACAGGCACCTGGTGGGCGCCACAAGGGGGCTTTACGCTGACGTGGCCCAGCCGGAGCAGGCGGACATAGTGGTTAGGAACGCCAAGCTCTTCCTTGAGGACGGTGGATACCTGCTGTTAGCTATAAAGGCGAGAAGCGTCGACGTCACCAGTGAGCCGAGCGAGGTCTACCTTAGGGAGATGAGGACCCTGGCGGAGGGAGGCTTTGACATAAAGGACGTGGTTCACCTGGACCCATTTGACAAGGATCACGCGATGGTCTACGCCATATACAGGAGGGGCTGAAGTGGGCTCTGAGGAGGGGCCTGCAAGGCACATAACTAAGGTGTACACCGAGGAGGTCAGGAGGCTCCAGGCCTCCTGGCCGAGCAAGCAGGTGAGGCTGCGGGAGCTGAGGGACACCGATTATATAATCCTCAACGACGGCACGTCGCATGAATTTGACAAGGACGAGGTCTCCAGGCTGCTCTCCCAGGTGCCGGAGTACTTTTGGGACTTCATGACGGTGCCCCTGCTGCTTTACTATATAAGGACTGAGTCGGGCGTAGCTAAGTATGTCGTGGTTGGCAACAGGTGGCAGAGGAGGCTGGCGGAGATAATGCTGAGGGGCGACTACACCGCGGAGGGCATAGGGGAGCTGAGCGTTGACGAGTTTCTCGTAATTATAGGCAAGTACAGGAGCCTGGTCTTCGTCTCGCTTAGCGTGGCTTGACGCGCGCCTTTTATAACTCTGTATACACCTTCAAGTCGTGGTGTCAAGCCTTGGAGAGCGGTCTGGTGGAAGAGATTTACCAGAACGCCCTGAGGGCCAGGGACGTACTAAAAGGCCTTATACATGAGACCCCGCTCGACCTGAGCTCTACGTTCTCAGCTATGACGGGCGGGGAGGTCTACCTCAAGCTGGAGAACCTGCAGAAGACGGGCTCGTTCAAGGTAAGGGGGGCATACTACAAGATGTGGACCCTGGGCGACGCCGCCAAGAGGGGCGTCGTGGCCGCCAGCGCTGGAAACCACGCGCAGGGAGTAGCGTTTGCGGCGAAGCTGCTGGGCGTCAAGGCTACCATAGTTATGCCGCTTGTGGCCCCCCTCTCTAAGATACTTGCCACGAAGTCCTATGGGGCCGAGGTGGTGCTTTATGGGAACGTTATAGATGAGTCCATGAAGAAGGCCAATGAGATAGTCGAACAGACGGGGGCCACGCTGATACACCCGTATGACGACCCAGCTGTTATAGCTGGCCAAGGAACTATATCGCTTGAGCTGCTCGAGCAGATGAGCGAGCCGCCGGACGTGGTGGTCATTCCCATAGGCGGCGGAGGCCTCATATCTGGCAACGCCGTGGTGCTTAAGAAGAGGCTTGGCGACAAAGTCAAAGTAATAGGAGTTGAGCCCTCCTACCTGCCCAAGTACTCTATGAGCCTCAAGGAGGGCAGGCCCGTTAACATAACTGGCGTTGTCTCAGGGCTGATGGACGGCCTTATAGTGAAGACAGCCGGCAAGTTCACCTTTGAGTTAATAAGGGACCTCGTAGATGACGTAGTTACAGTTGATGATAGGGAGGTCGCCAGGGCCATGTTCCTCCTGCTGGAGAGAGGCAAGACGCTTGCTGAGGGCGCGGGGGCTGCCCCCCTGGCGGCGATACTGGAGGGCAAGGTTAACGTAAAGGGTAAGAGGGTCGTCGCACTCATAAGCGGAGGCAACGTGGACCTGACGAGGCTGGCCAACATAATTAACTACGAGCTCTTCAGGACGAGGAGGCTTATAAAGCTCGTGGGCACAGTGCCTGACCAGCCGGGCTACCTTGACAGGGTCCTGAGGAAGCTTGCCGACGCCAGGTTCAACGTTATTGACATAAGGCACGACAGGTTCTCGCCAAGCCTGGTGCCGGGCTACGCCATGGTAGAGGTGTTGGTCGAGGCGCCAGACCCGGACGCGGTGCCTGAGGCGCTGCAGGCATTGAAGGCTGACGGCTTTAACTTCAGGGAGGCCGAGGGGTAGCCGTCAGGGCCCGCTCGGCCCGCTGGCTGAGCTCACGACCTCCATGTACTCTTTGTCAGAGTATATGCCCTCCTGCTCCTCCCTGACCTTTTCAAGGAGCCCGCTGGCGGTCCTTGAGACGAACTCGGCAATCCACTCTACGTCCTCAGACGCGGAGCCCTTAGGGTTGTAAGGGAGCGCGGACCTCCCAAGGCTGCCCTTGCCGAGCAGCCACAGGCCTACCACCTCAGGCCTTGAAAGCTCCCTGACAAGTTGGGGGCTTAAGGCGCCGCCGGAGGCCCAGTAGAGCTCCCTGACGAAGCTGATCGACAGCGCCCTCCTCAGCTTGTCGCGCCACTCAGCGAAAAGCTCCCTGTCCTTTCTAATCACTTCGCCTATAACCTGCTCAGGCCTCACGCCGCTCACGGGAGACCTCACGGCGGCGCTGACCAGCTCCCTGACGGCCACGGGGGCAAGGGAGCCGTGAAGTATGGCAACCGCCGATGCCAGGGAGCTGTGAAGGACCGAGTTCATGAAGGCCTCGACAGGGTCCCCTGGGTCTACCTTAGAACCGTTAACTATGTCAATGACCTCCTCGGCGCTCACAGGGTCGGTAGCCGCAGGCTCGTCACCGACCGTCACCCAGGGCACGCTGAGGACGCCTAGCCTGACGGCCTCAAGGGAGCCCAGCCTCACAAGCCTGACCCTGCCCAGGGCCCCAGCCCTGCGGAGCCCGGTTATCACTTCATGGCTGGTCTCGCAGGAGGGGTGAAAATATATCGTTACGTCGCGGCTTGTCAAGCCTGGACCCCTCAGCAAACTAGTCGCTTAGCTTTAAGGCTTTTCTGACCAGCTCTCGTAGACGCTGGCGACGCTCGAGACCCTCTTCAGCTCATTTATTACCATTATCGAGGAGACCTCTATCACACCGGGCGCAGAAGCTATGCCGTCCAGGGCCGCTGACAGGTCCCTCTGGGTCGGCGCCAGCACCTTGACAAGGAAGTTGTAGGGCCCGCTAGTTTCATATGCCTCAACTACATAGTTAAGGCTTCTGAGGAGCTCCCTCACTTTGCCCAGGCTGTCGGCCCTGGCCTTTACTAGGAAGTAGGCCGAGGCCTCAAGGCCAAGCTTTGAGGGCTCAACATTTACCGTGAACCCCTTTATGACCCCCTCGCTGACCAGCTTCTTGACCCTCAGGTAGACAGTTGCCTCGCTGACCTCCATCTTCGAGGCTATCTCGCTCCACGGCATCCTTCCGTCCTCCTCCAGGTACTTTATGAGCTGGAGGTCCCTCTCGTCAACTACGGGGGTCGCCTGCCTTCTCAAGCCCTCTCGCCGACAGGCCTACTAGCCTTCAGGCAGTTAATATTGTCAGCTAATCATAATATACTTCATTATCTTAGCTGCAAGGAGAGGCTTTGAGGCGAGGGCCTTTACTATCCTGTTAATGTTCATGGTGCCCAGGGCCACCTCCTCATGAACGGCTGCGGGTATCTCAAACATGAAATCCCTCCTCCTCTCCGGACTCATGCCCTTAAGCGCCTTAAGTATGGACCTGTGGACCCTAACTACCCTCGATATGTTAAGGGACTCGAGCACGCTATTAACGTCAAGGCCTGTGAGGTAAGCCCTGGCGGCCTCGTAGCCTGATATAGCCGAGGGCCTAATGCCCTCCCCAGTTAGGGGAAGGACGAAGCCGGCCGCCTCGCCGACCTTGAAGAGCCCTCTGACGCTCCCCGTGGACACCCCTCCCACTGCTATGGGGGCCCCGGCTATCGAGAGTATTGAGTAGCTGCCCAGCATTTCCTTATGCTTCTCAATGTACCTTTCCAAGAGCTCCCTGAGCCTCTGCGGTGACTCAAAGCCGCCCACGCCGACTTCAACGCCCTCCTCGGCAGGGAATATCCAGTAGTAGCCTATCAGGCTCGTGTCAAAGTCTATGTAAAGGTAATCCATGGACTCAAGCCTGGGCGCCCTGACTATGGCCTGAACCCCATAAATCTTCTCGCCATCGTAGAAGGCAACGCCGCCCGCCAGGAGGCCCGTCCTGACCTCCCTGACCTGGCCGTTCACCTTAACTGTGCCGTTTGAGGCGTTGTAAGGCGACGAAGTGTACAGCTCGGCCCCAGAGGAGGCTATTACATCACGTATCATGCCCTCCTTGTCAACTATGTACCCCCTGACAGTGTCCCTGACCTCAACGGACTTAACCCCATCAACATAGAGGACGGCGCCCTTTATGTCAGCTATGACCCTTTCCTTGGGGACCTCGAAGGGCAGGTTAGAAAGCGTTGGTATGCCCCTTCCGCATGGCTTAACAGCCGGCCTTGGGTTAGCCTCGTAGACAACTGCCCTGAAGCCAAGCTTCGAGGCCGCGTACGCCGCAGAGGCGCCTGCAGGGCCCGCTCCAACTATGTTTAGTGCCTCAGCCAAGCCCCTTCCTCTAAAGCCTTTTACATTTGCAGCGAAGTAATAAGTTTGCGGCAGGGTGGGAGTGTTGCAGGGCTGTCCCGGCTATGACTTCCTGGATCACACGGCTGACGTGCTCATAGAGGCCAGGGGCAGGACCAAGGAGGAGGCACTTGAGCAGGCGGGGCTGGCGGTCTACGAGATCATGACTGACACGTCGAAGGTCAGGCCACTGACTCACGTCGACATAGAGGTTAACGGGATGGACCTCTACAACACCATTTACAGGTGGATCGAGCAGCTCCTGGTCAGCACCGACGCCGACGGCTTGGTCTTCAGCATATTCAGGGTGTGCGACCTCAGCGAGGACGGCACGCGGCTCGTAGCCAGGGTCTGGGGCGAGAGGTTCGACCCGTCAAGGCACGAGCAGAGGACCATAGTAAAGGCGATGACCTACTCGCAGATGGACTTCAGGGAGGAGGACGGGTGCTGGAGGCTTCGCTTTGTCGTGGACATCTAGTCCGAGGGGTGAAGGGACCTGAGCTTAAGCTTGCAGTCGTCGCAGAAGTACGCGGACTTAAGGTCGACGTCCTCCAGCGAGTTGCTGAACGACATGACGCACGACCTGTTGCTGCAGTGTCCAAGGCCAAGCAGGTGGCCCACCTCGTGAACAGACTCCTTGAGGAGCCTCCCCAGGTACTTGCCGTGGTCCTCGGTCTCAAGCCTTGCGGTGTAGACGGTGGCAACTCCAAGGTTTGGGTCAGCGAGGCCAAAGACGAAGTTAAGGCCAGGCACGTAGGCGTCCGCCCCCACGAGGCCCAGCGCTAACCTCCCTCCCTTGAGGAGCGGCTCAAGGTTCCTGTGAAGCCACGCGTTGACCTCATCAGCCCTGTACTGCATCCTGCTCCAGTCATAGGCAGATGCGGGGGGCTGAAGCGGCCACATGGAGGGCACGGCGCTTAACCTCACCGGGAAGTGCTTCGCTATTTCGGAGCCCACGAAGACCGCGTCCTCAGGCCTGGTCCTGCCCACGGGCTGTACTATCAGCTCTATCATGACTCTCAGGTGCCAGGTGTTCCTTAAAGTTTTAACTTTAACTTAGACAAGGCTAAGGGGACAGCCTTGGGGGAGAGGCCGAAGGTCATATCAGCTGACGGCATTACAGTTTACAACATACTTAAGGGGAGCGTCACAGTGAGGCAGGAGGACTTTACAGCGCTCCACAGCCTCCCCGACGGCCCCTTCGCCCTCCTGGTCGCAATAATATTAAGCCAGAACTCGAACGACAGAAACTCAATAGCTGCATATGATGACCTCAAAAGGGCCACGGGCTTGGACCCGGCGAGGATACTTGCCCTAGGCGATGGTCTGGAGCAGGTAATTAGGAGGGCAGGGATGGTTAGGCAGAAGGCCAGAGCCATAAGGGAGCTCGCTAGGCTTGCGCTTGAGAGGGGAGTTGATTTCCTTGAGCACGGCGACATTAATGAGGTCGAGAGGGCACTGCTCTCAATAAGGGGCATCGGCTCGAAGACGGTTGACGTGTTCCTCTCGCTCTACAGGAAGGTGCCGAGGTTTGCGGTGGACACGCACGCCAAGAGGATAGCGGCCAGGTGGGGGCTTACAAGGAAGGGGGCAAGCTA
It includes:
- a CDS encoding fibrillarin-like rRNA/tRNA 2'-O-methyltransferase, which encodes MRVYEHQSWKNVYVVELDDGSLRLATKNLVPGQRVYGEHLYSYEGVEYREWNVYRSKLAAALLKGLQELPVREGDRILYLGIASGTTASHISDIIGPTGLIYGIEFSPRVIRDLLQIVPDRKNIVPILADAREPVRYRHLVGATRGLYADVAQPEQADIVVRNAKLFLEDGGYLLLAIKARSVDVTSEPSEVYLREMRTLAEGGFDIKDVVHLDPFDKDHAMVYAIYRRG
- a CDS encoding DUF61 family protein, producing the protein MGSEEGPARHITKVYTEEVRRLQASWPSKQVRLRELRDTDYIILNDGTSHEFDKDEVSRLLSQVPEYFWDFMTVPLLLYYIRTESGVAKYVVVGNRWQRRLAEIMLRGDYTAEGIGELSVDEFLVIIGKYRSLVFVSLSVA
- the ilvA gene encoding threonine ammonia-lyase, whose amino-acid sequence is MESGLVEEIYQNALRARDVLKGLIHETPLDLSSTFSAMTGGEVYLKLENLQKTGSFKVRGAYYKMWTLGDAAKRGVVAASAGNHAQGVAFAAKLLGVKATIVMPLVAPLSKILATKSYGAEVVLYGNVIDESMKKANEIVEQTGATLIHPYDDPAVIAGQGTISLELLEQMSEPPDVVVIPIGGGGLISGNAVVLKKRLGDKVKVIGVEPSYLPKYSMSLKEGRPVNITGVVSGLMDGLIVKTAGKFTFELIRDLVDDVVTVDDREVARAMFLLLERGKTLAEGAGAAPLAAILEGKVNVKGKRVVALISGGNVDLTRLANIINYELFRTRRLIKLVGTVPDQPGYLDRVLRKLADARFNVIDIRHDRFSPSLVPGYAMVEVLVEAPDPDAVPEALQALKADGFNFREAEG
- a CDS encoding Lrp/AsnC family transcriptional regulator, which encodes MRRQATPVVDERDLQLIKYLEEDGRMPWSEIASKMEVSEATVYLRVKKLVSEGVIKGFTVNVEPSKLGLEASAYFLVKARADSLGKVRELLRSLNYVVEAYETSGPYNFLVKVLAPTQRDLSAALDGIASAPGVIEVSSIMVINELKRVSSVASVYESWSEKP
- a CDS encoding NAD(P)/FAD-dependent oxidoreductase, producing MAEALNIVGAGPAGASAAYAASKLGFRAVVYEANPRPAVKPCGRGIPTLSNLPFEVPKERVIADIKGAVLYVDGVKSVEVRDTVRGYIVDKEGMIRDVIASSGAELYTSSPYNASNGTVKVNGQVREVRTGLLAGGVAFYDGEKIYGVQAIVRAPRLESMDYLYIDFDTSLIGYYWIFPAEEGVEVGVGGFESPQRLRELLERYIEKHKEMLGSYSILSIAGAPIAVGGVSTGSVRGLFKVGEAAGFVLPLTGEGIRPSAISGYEAARAYLTGLDVNSVLESLNISRVVRVHRSILKALKGMSPERRRDFMFEIPAAVHEEVALGTMNINRIVKALASKPLLAAKIMKYIMIS
- a CDS encoding archease, with amino-acid sequence MGVLQGCPGYDFLDHTADVLIEARGRTKEEALEQAGLAVYEIMTDTSKVRPLTHVDIEVNGMDLYNTIYRWIEQLLVSTDADGLVFSIFRVCDLSEDGTRLVARVWGERFDPSRHEQRTIVKAMTYSQMDFREEDGCWRLRFVVDI
- a CDS encoding archaemetzincin family Zn-dependent metalloprotease — its product is MIELIVQPVGRTRPEDAVFVGSEIAKHFPVRLSAVPSMWPLQPPASAYDWSRMQYRADEVNAWLHRNLEPLLKGGRLALGLVGADAYVPGLNFVFGLADPNLGVATVYTARLETEDHGKYLGRLLKESVHEVGHLLGLGHCSNRSCVMSFSNSLEDVDLKSAYFCDDCKLKLRSLHPSD
- a CDS encoding endonuclease III domain-containing protein encodes the protein MGERPKVISADGITVYNILKGSVTVRQEDFTALHSLPDGPFALLVAIILSQNSNDRNSIAAYDDLKRATGLDPARILALGDGLEQVIRRAGMVRQKARAIRELARLALERGVDFLEHGDINEVERALLSIRGIGSKTVDVFLSLYRKVPRFAVDTHAKRIAARWGLTRKGASYEEVSGALLNFFGPERSDEAHRLLIAFGRAYCTARNPRCSECPLRQYCPSATATGAQG